Proteins encoded in a region of the Photobacterium profundum SS9 genome:
- a CDS encoding EAL domain-containing protein has protein sequence MNQPKNIMLLILCLLIGLILDMVWVKNSINQTTINTIQNLDIAIDSYLNKIKTDLTLVDSNTTPCDKKNRKGLEQLNFDSPVIQEITYIENDIFLCSDRIKKSNVKIENSHLAKFEEQSGYVIYRATSQRRRIDALFFMVPTPNGWYRIMLDSRYIDYWIKQYTNKNQLSGCLSNTKDDFVCLNSSLPFSDIIFSEQIRSEKYSYVLTVGYTEASFRNAFFRQLPYAATIIIILSILIILLLHVSVNFRRSIKSDIQRGIRNKEFYAYYQPIVNSKNGHWIGAELLVRWLHPKHGVISPAEFIHTAESTGLINAITLHLLERAAYEKTQIQAEKNNTYISINVTASMIINPRYVTELVSIISKYPSLQHNVVFEFTERETFSPTELVELKLGMQRLREVGIKWALDDFGTGYAGLSTLQSLRFDILKIDRTFVASSVTDAVTHSILDNIAEMGHTLHCTMVAEGVETAEQAEYVDDLGIKASQGYFYAKPMPFDDYLSKLSKFTSRPEVLKANAQ, from the coding sequence ATGAATCAGCCTAAAAATATAATGTTACTGATACTATGCCTATTGATAGGCCTTATCTTAGATATGGTTTGGGTAAAGAACAGCATTAATCAAACGACAATAAATACAATTCAAAACCTTGATATCGCTATTGATTCTTACCTCAATAAAATCAAAACAGATCTAACATTAGTTGATTCAAATACAACCCCTTGCGATAAAAAGAACAGAAAAGGATTAGAACAATTAAATTTCGACTCGCCAGTAATACAAGAAATCACCTATATAGAGAATGATATTTTCCTCTGCAGTGACCGTATTAAAAAATCAAATGTAAAAATAGAAAACAGTCACTTAGCAAAATTTGAAGAACAGAGTGGATACGTCATTTATAGAGCAACAAGTCAAAGAAGACGTATTGATGCATTATTTTTCATGGTACCAACACCTAACGGTTGGTACCGTATTATGCTTGATAGCCGCTATATTGATTATTGGATCAAGCAGTATACGAATAAAAACCAACTTTCTGGTTGTTTAAGTAATACTAAGGACGACTTCGTATGCTTGAATTCGTCGTTACCATTCAGTGATATCATTTTTAGCGAGCAGATACGATCAGAAAAATACTCTTATGTATTAACAGTTGGATATACTGAAGCATCATTTAGAAATGCTTTTTTCAGGCAGTTACCTTATGCCGCTACCATTATCATTATACTATCGATATTAATTATATTATTACTTCATGTATCAGTGAATTTCCGACGTTCAATTAAGTCAGATATTCAGCGTGGGATTAGAAACAAAGAATTTTACGCTTATTATCAACCGATTGTGAATTCTAAAAATGGCCATTGGATCGGTGCTGAATTACTTGTGCGCTGGCTACACCCCAAACATGGTGTAATTTCACCAGCTGAATTTATTCACACAGCTGAAAGCACGGGGCTAATAAATGCGATTACACTTCATCTGCTAGAACGTGCTGCTTATGAAAAAACGCAGATTCAAGCAGAAAAAAATAATACTTATATATCGATCAATGTTACTGCATCTATGATTATTAACCCTAGGTATGTGACTGAGTTAGTTAGTATTATTTCAAAGTACCCTAGTCTTCAGCACAATGTGGTTTTTGAATTTACAGAACGGGAAACATTTTCACCCACGGAATTAGTCGAGCTTAAACTTGGTATGCAACGCCTACGTGAAGTTGGGATTAAATGGGCACTTGACGACTTTGGTACAGGTTACGCGGGTTTATCAACACTGCAAAGTTTACGCTTTGACATCTTAAAAATTGACCGTACCTTTGTAGCTTCTTCTGTTACAGATGCAGTGACTCACTCTATATTAGATAATATTGCTGAAATGGGACATACATTACACTGTACGATGGTTGCAGAAGGTGTAGAAACTGCCGAACAAGCAGAATATGTGGATGATTTAGGTATTAAAGCCAGCCAAGGGTACTTTTACGCCAAACCGATGCCGTTTGACGATTATTTAAGTAAGCTTAGTAAATTTACATCTCGGCCTGAAGTATTAAAGGCGAATGCACAATAG
- the trmY gene encoding tRNA (pseudouridine(54)-N(1))-methyltransferase TrmY has translation MRAFVLRARSAPTNSQLLLESVGQEAHTEILAHTLMNAIFVAQSHRDDVIVHLVLESTQDFSRTISFTSSEITNVGGFHEQALLTKIARALDLSQGMTKEQERKVEPGITVRTVSFEKLVQELAEDYQLFMMDKKGTNIREQEFEGNPCFLLTDHIPMPKKSFNSLKRLGATKISLGPKMLFASQCVVLIHNELDINM, from the coding sequence ATGCGCGCTTTTGTATTACGAGCCAGATCTGCCCCTACCAATAGTCAACTTTTATTAGAATCAGTCGGGCAAGAAGCCCACACTGAAATTTTGGCTCATACCTTGATGAACGCTATATTTGTGGCTCAATCGCACCGTGACGATGTTATAGTTCATTTAGTATTAGAAAGCACGCAAGACTTCTCTCGCACGATTAGCTTTACTTCAAGTGAAATCACTAACGTTGGTGGCTTCCACGAACAAGCCTTACTCACGAAAATTGCGAGAGCATTAGATTTGTCACAAGGCATGACTAAAGAGCAAGAACGTAAAGTTGAACCTGGTATTACCGTTCGTACCGTTAGCTTTGAGAAGCTAGTACAAGAATTAGCGGAAGATTACCAGCTATTCATGATGGACAAAAAAGGCACTAATATTCGTGAGCAAGAATTCGAAGGCAATCCTTGTTTCTTGTTGACCGATCATATTCCTATGCCCAAGAAAAGCTTTAACAGCTTGAAGCGCCTTGGTGCAACAAAGATCAGCCTTGGGCCTAAGATGCTGTTTGCATCGCAATGTGTGGTACTGATCCACAATGAATTAGACATTAATATGTAA
- a CDS encoding peptide MFS transporter — MWNRLNKSMMVCQMMFGLSFYGVMVILTRFFLEDLGYSEADTMMVVGAFSSIGPLFAIAGGFIADKFLGSYRSLTISYFGFALGYTLLVLGASTSNVPMSLVGIALASYARGLMSPSYPSLFKRTFKTQEEFENGYPVNYSVNNIGALFGQYLFPMFVLAIGFNGSFMLSASMAFVAFIILIVSHKPLLTVGAEIDQQPVSPKNWLLFSLVSLGMIGLVFFMFSNMDIGQNIVYAIGAAAILYFISLMIKANKADALKMGTILIMTVLTTAFFVYYGQMMTSMTMVTINTMRGDLFGFIPIAPEASMAMNPLWCILGGPVIAMTFTSLEKRNINFSTATKVGFAFILTAIAFGILTVAVMSVGPEAVIRPEVFLAIHFFQAFAEVIVGSMVVAFILSVAPKHIENFSVSLFSVAIALSGIVGAVFSTSIALEKGQAITQEIVQTVYGDYFSLLTMLAVVMVLVAFFASFIIRKMLEKSAEAEKMVLSEA, encoded by the coding sequence ATGTGGAATAGACTTAACAAGTCAATGATGGTGTGCCAAATGATGTTTGGCCTCTCCTTCTATGGCGTAATGGTTATTTTAACCCGTTTTTTCTTGGAAGACCTTGGTTACAGTGAAGCAGATACCATGATGGTTGTGGGTGCGTTTTCATCTATTGGTCCTCTTTTTGCTATCGCTGGTGGATTCATAGCTGACAAATTTTTAGGTTCATACCGCTCTTTAACAATCAGTTATTTCGGATTTGCTCTAGGTTACACATTATTAGTATTAGGCGCTTCAACCAGTAATGTACCAATGAGCCTTGTTGGTATTGCACTCGCGAGTTACGCTCGTGGCCTTATGTCTCCTTCATACCCTAGTCTATTTAAGCGTACATTTAAAACTCAAGAAGAATTCGAAAATGGTTACCCAGTAAACTATTCAGTTAATAACATAGGTGCACTTTTTGGACAATACCTATTCCCAATGTTCGTTCTCGCTATTGGGTTTAATGGCAGCTTTATGTTGTCAGCTTCTATGGCATTCGTTGCATTCATCATTCTAATTGTTTCTCATAAGCCTTTATTAACGGTTGGTGCTGAAATAGATCAACAACCTGTTAGCCCTAAGAATTGGCTTCTATTCAGCCTTGTTTCTCTTGGTATGATTGGTCTTGTTTTCTTCATGTTCTCAAACATGGATATTGGACAAAACATTGTTTACGCGATAGGCGCAGCTGCAATTTTATACTTCATTTCTTTAATGATTAAAGCGAATAAAGCTGACGCGTTAAAGATGGGTACAATATTGATCATGACTGTACTAACAACAGCATTCTTTGTTTACTATGGCCAGATGATGACATCGATGACCATGGTAACAATCAATACTATGCGTGGTGATCTATTCGGATTTATCCCAATTGCACCTGAAGCGTCAATGGCAATGAATCCACTATGGTGTATTCTTGGAGGCCCCGTTATTGCGATGACTTTCACTTCTTTAGAAAAGCGTAATATCAACTTTTCAACGGCAACAAAGGTTGGCTTCGCGTTTATTCTAACCGCTATCGCATTTGGTATTCTTACCGTTGCTGTAATGTCTGTTGGCCCTGAAGCCGTTATTCGTCCTGAAGTATTCTTAGCGATTCACTTCTTCCAAGCGTTTGCTGAAGTAATTGTGGGCAGTATGGTTGTCGCCTTTATTTTGTCTGTTGCACCTAAGCATATTGAAAACTTCTCGGTGAGCTTATTCTCAGTTGCGATTGCGTTAAGTGGTATCGTGGGTGCGGTATTCTCTACGTCGATTGCATTAGAAAAAGGCCAAGCTATTACACAAGAAATCGTACAAACAGTGTATGGTGACTACTTCAGCCTGCTTACCATGCTAGCTGTCGTGATGGTATTAGTGGCATTTTTTGCCTCTTTCATCATCCGTAAGATGCTAGAGAAAAGTGCAGAAGCTGAAAAAATGGTACTGTCAGAAGCTTAA
- the tnpA gene encoding IS200/IS605-like element ISPpr13 family transposase — MDYRYGSHTVFKIQYHFVFVTKYRYQVLTGDVGLKARELIRQTCHAFEIDILKGVISKDHVHLLVSAPPNMAPSEIMRRIKGRTSAKLFESYPDLKKKYWGRHFWARGYFCVTSGDLTEEMIKEYLDHHFEPKAEDNFRTEG; from the coding sequence ATGGATTATAGATATGGAAGTCATACAGTCTTCAAAATTCAGTACCATTTCGTTTTTGTAACGAAGTATCGTTATCAAGTTTTGACTGGTGATGTTGGCTTGAAAGCTCGAGAGCTAATCAGGCAAACATGTCATGCTTTTGAGATTGATATTTTGAAGGGGGTAATCAGTAAAGATCATGTTCACTTGTTAGTTTCTGCACCACCCAATATGGCACCTAGCGAAATAATGCGAAGGATTAAAGGCCGTACATCGGCTAAGTTGTTCGAGAGTTATCCTGATTTAAAGAAGAAATACTGGGGACGTCATTTTTGGGCTAGAGGCTACTTTTGTGTGACATCTGGTGACCTAACGGAAGAAATGATAAAGGAATACCTTGATCATCACTTTGAGCCCAAGGCTGAAGATAACTTCAGGACAGAAGGCTAA
- a CDS encoding oligopeptide:H+ symporter yields the protein MSNKDSIFNQPKPFKMIFFIELWERFGYYGLQGILAVYFVEQLGFSQQDSFVTFGAFAALVYGLVAIGGFVGDHILGTKRTMVFGAIVLAIGYFMMGFSILNPNFIFYALGTVAVGNGLFKANPSSLLAKCYDENDTRLDGAFTLYYMSINVGSLVALSLSPVIAAEYGYATAFVICGFGLIASLISYVAFRHTVEGLGSEPDSKPVNYQHFLIVILGTIASIALCAWLLNNIMMANIVLALIGLGVVGVFLKETMRLTGVARKKMIVVLVLMLQAIVFYVLYAQMPTSLNFFAIYNVRTEVMGFNVNPVSLQALNPFWVVLCSPILAYLYTSYGSKGRDLSMPGKFTVGMFMCAFAFLVVAAAGNWFADSQGMVSMWWMVLVYLFQSIGELMISGLGLAMVASLVPQRLMGFTMGAWFLTQAASFIIGGYVATFSATPENVTDPLKTLPLYSEVFLNIGIVTLVVAFVMAFTAPLLTRMMQDEKVEENGDLASN from the coding sequence ATGAGCAATAAAGACAGCATTTTCAACCAACCAAAGCCCTTTAAGATGATATTTTTCATTGAACTTTGGGAACGTTTTGGTTATTACGGTCTTCAAGGAATTTTAGCCGTATATTTTGTTGAGCAATTAGGTTTTAGCCAACAAGATTCTTTCGTCACTTTTGGTGCATTTGCTGCTTTAGTGTATGGTTTGGTCGCGATTGGTGGCTTTGTTGGAGACCATATTCTTGGTACAAAACGAACCATGGTTTTTGGTGCCATCGTATTAGCTATCGGCTATTTTATGATGGGATTTTCAATTTTAAATCCAAACTTTATTTTCTATGCATTAGGTACCGTTGCGGTTGGTAACGGTTTATTTAAAGCCAACCCTTCAAGCTTATTGGCAAAATGTTATGACGAAAATGATACTCGTCTTGATGGTGCTTTTACGCTGTATTACATGTCAATTAACGTGGGCTCATTAGTAGCACTTTCACTTAGCCCTGTTATTGCTGCGGAATATGGTTACGCAACAGCATTTGTTATCTGTGGGTTTGGTTTAATTGCGAGTTTGATAAGCTATGTTGCTTTCCGCCATACCGTTGAGGGATTAGGTTCAGAACCAGATAGTAAACCTGTCAATTATCAGCATTTCTTAATTGTTATTCTGGGAACAATAGCATCTATAGCCTTATGCGCTTGGTTACTAAATAACATAATGATGGCGAATATCGTCCTTGCGCTTATTGGTCTGGGTGTTGTCGGTGTTTTCTTAAAAGAAACAATGCGTTTAACAGGCGTCGCACGTAAGAAAATGATTGTTGTATTGGTACTGATGTTGCAAGCAATCGTTTTTTATGTTCTCTACGCTCAGATGCCTACCTCATTGAATTTCTTCGCTATATATAACGTTCGCACTGAGGTCATGGGGTTTAATGTCAACCCTGTTAGCTTACAAGCCTTAAACCCTTTCTGGGTGGTATTATGCAGCCCGATTCTTGCTTATCTATACACATCTTATGGTAGCAAAGGGCGTGATTTATCAATGCCTGGTAAATTTACTGTCGGCATGTTTATGTGCGCATTTGCTTTTTTAGTTGTCGCTGCCGCAGGTAATTGGTTTGCTGATAGCCAAGGCATGGTTTCAATGTGGTGGATGGTACTTGTGTATTTATTCCAAAGCATTGGTGAATTGATGATCAGCGGATTGGGTTTAGCAATGGTTGCTAGCCTTGTACCTCAGCGTTTAATGGGCTTTACCATGGGAGCTTGGTTCTTGACTCAGGCGGCTTCATTCATCATCGGTGGTTATGTTGCAACTTTCAGCGCCACGCCAGAGAACGTAACGGATCCACTTAAAACGTTACCGCTATACAGTGAAGTCTTCTTAAATATTGGCATCGTAACGCTCGTTGTGGCATTTGTTATGGCCTTTACTGCCCCATTATTAACTCGCATGATGCAAGATGAAAAAGTAGAAGAAAACGGTGATTTAGCCTCAAACTAA
- a CDS encoding DNA polymerase II has product MQVQSTGFVLTRQSRDSQGQTEVVLWVKTDQGPARLLVHGDKPVCFVPSDVQRQADNALRTANLQVDWKPLPLKTFQQQSLCACYTQTIRDSLQVSKVLNNDGIEVFEGDIRLADRFLMERFIRGGITFTGVAKDKMGHTEYSQVKAKATDYVPKLSIVSLDIECSEKGVLYSVGLHSDMDSRVIMIGEPKESEEGEQWIQWVESEKALLLALEAWFIQYDPDIIIGWNVIDFDFRLLLKRAEWNAISLRIGRGKQTPHWRQSTQNPNQGFISIPGRVVLDGIDTLKTATYNFRSWSLDSVAQELLGEGKHIHNVHDRMAEINHMFKNDKLSLAKYNLQDCKLVTRIFEYTHLLEFAIERSRLTGVELDRVGGSVAAFTNLYLPQLHRAGYVAPNLAGENWIASPGGYVMDSSPGLYDSVLVLDFKSLYPSIIRSFRIDPMGLVEGLLQDEGKQPNQAISGFRGGQFHREKHFLPAMIEELWSARDQAKRNGEKAFSQAIKIIMNSFYGVLGSSGCRFFDHRLASSITMRGHEVLSVTKDLIEDNGYNVIYGDTDSVFVSLGKSHTQEEADIVGNQLVKSINAEWIRRLKDDFNLECYLELEYETHYHKFLMPTIRGSETGSKKRYAGLIIQDGKEKLIFKGLETVRTDWTPLAQEFQQTLYEMVFHGQDPDEYIRDYTNKTLAGVFDDRLVYRKRLRRNLDEYQKNIPPQVRAARMADEMNAKLGRPLQYQHKGVIEYVFTTSGSEPKEYRQSPIDYNHYLEKQLKPVADGILPFIGKHFDDITAPQMGLF; this is encoded by the coding sequence TTGCAGGTTCAATCTACTGGTTTCGTTTTAACACGCCAAAGTCGTGATTCCCAAGGTCAGACTGAAGTCGTGCTGTGGGTTAAAACGGATCAAGGTCCCGCTCGATTATTAGTTCATGGTGATAAACCTGTTTGTTTTGTACCTTCTGATGTGCAAAGACAAGCCGACAATGCGCTTAGAACAGCTAACCTTCAAGTCGATTGGAAACCATTACCGCTTAAAACCTTTCAGCAACAGTCACTTTGTGCCTGCTATACCCAAACGATAAGAGACAGCCTTCAAGTTTCTAAAGTTTTAAATAATGACGGAATAGAAGTATTTGAAGGGGATATTCGCCTTGCTGATCGCTTCTTAATGGAACGATTCATTCGTGGAGGGATTACCTTTACAGGGGTGGCGAAAGACAAGATGGGGCACACTGAATATTCACAAGTGAAAGCAAAAGCGACTGACTATGTACCTAAATTGTCGATTGTATCGCTTGATATAGAGTGCTCAGAAAAAGGCGTGCTGTATTCGGTGGGGTTACATAGTGATATGGATAGCCGAGTCATTATGATTGGTGAGCCAAAAGAGAGTGAAGAAGGCGAGCAATGGATTCAGTGGGTCGAATCAGAAAAAGCCTTATTGTTGGCGCTTGAAGCATGGTTTATTCAATATGATCCCGACATCATCATTGGTTGGAATGTAATTGATTTTGATTTTCGCTTATTACTAAAACGTGCTGAATGGAATGCAATCAGTTTACGTATAGGTCGTGGTAAACAAACACCGCATTGGCGGCAATCTACTCAAAACCCTAATCAAGGTTTTATCTCTATTCCTGGTCGTGTGGTGCTAGATGGTATTGATACATTAAAAACGGCAACCTATAACTTTCGTTCTTGGTCGCTAGATTCTGTAGCGCAAGAGCTGTTAGGCGAAGGTAAGCATATTCATAATGTGCATGATCGTATGGCTGAAATTAACCATATGTTTAAAAACGATAAGCTGTCGTTGGCTAAATACAACTTACAAGATTGTAAGCTGGTTACCCGTATATTTGAATATACCCATTTGCTTGAGTTCGCGATTGAGCGAAGCCGTTTAACAGGTGTAGAGCTTGATAGAGTCGGTGGTTCTGTTGCTGCATTTACTAATTTGTATTTACCGCAATTACACCGTGCTGGGTATGTAGCTCCGAACCTTGCAGGTGAAAACTGGATTGCAAGCCCCGGTGGCTATGTGATGGATTCTAGCCCCGGTTTATATGATTCGGTATTAGTCCTTGATTTTAAATCTCTGTATCCGTCAATTATTCGCTCATTTCGTATTGATCCAATGGGGCTGGTGGAGGGGTTATTACAAGATGAAGGTAAACAACCTAACCAAGCGATTTCGGGTTTTCGTGGCGGGCAGTTTCATCGAGAAAAACATTTTTTACCCGCGATGATTGAAGAGTTGTGGTCTGCGCGTGATCAAGCAAAGCGTAATGGTGAAAAAGCGTTCTCTCAAGCGATTAAGATCATCATGAACTCGTTTTATGGCGTACTTGGTTCATCTGGCTGCCGCTTTTTCGATCACCGTTTGGCTTCGTCAATTACGATGCGTGGGCATGAAGTATTATCGGTCACGAAAGATCTGATTGAAGACAATGGTTATAACGTTATTTACGGTGATACGGACTCTGTCTTTGTTTCATTAGGTAAAAGTCATACTCAAGAAGAAGCGGATATCGTTGGTAACCAATTGGTGAAAAGCATTAATGCGGAGTGGATACGGCGCCTAAAAGATGACTTCAATCTTGAATGCTATTTAGAACTTGAATACGAAACCCATTATCACAAGTTTTTAATGCCGACGATTCGAGGCTCTGAAACCGGCAGTAAAAAGCGCTACGCTGGGTTAATTATTCAAGATGGTAAAGAGAAACTAATCTTTAAGGGATTAGAAACGGTTCGTACAGATTGGACGCCATTAGCTCAAGAATTCCAGCAAACTTTATATGAGATGGTTTTTCATGGGCAAGATCCCGATGAATATATTCGCGATTACACCAATAAAACGTTAGCTGGAGTATTTGATGATCGTTTGGTTTACCGCAAGCGTTTAAGACGAAACCTTGATGAATACCAAAAAAATATTCCACCACAAGTACGTGCAGCCCGAATGGCTGATGAGATGAATGCCAAGCTTGGTCGCCCGCTGCAATACCAACATAAAGGGGTGATCGAGTATGTATTTACGACCTCTGGCTCAGAGCCGAAAGAGTATCGACAGAGCCCGATCGACTATAATCATTATCTTGAAAAACAATTAAAACCAGTCGCAGATGGTATTTTACCGTTTATTGGTAAGCACTTTGATGATATTACCGCACCCCAGATGGGCTTGTTTTAG
- a CDS encoding DUF1289 domain-containing protein: protein MEQLDFFSVPSPCVGICQVNNRGYCKGCYRSRDERFNWQAMTADQKRQVIRLCKQRYLRILRRAKGKSIEVQQVDDNPQQSLF from the coding sequence ATGGAGCAATTAGATTTCTTCAGCGTACCAAGCCCCTGTGTTGGAATATGTCAAGTGAATAACCGAGGGTACTGTAAAGGTTGCTATCGCAGCAGAGATGAGCGTTTTAATTGGCAAGCAATGACGGCAGATCAAAAGCGGCAGGTAATTAGGCTGTGTAAGCAACGCTATCTACGTATCTTACGCCGTGCAAAAGGGAAGTCGATAGAAGTACAGCAGGTCGATGATAATCCGCAGCAAAGTTTGTTCTAA
- the rplY gene encoding 50S ribosomal protein L25, whose protein sequence is MKFNAVVRTDLGKGASRRLRLTEKFPAIIYGGEAAPVAIELLHSDVINQMDKPEFYEGIILVIDGQEVAVKPQDIQRHVFKPKVEHMDFKRV, encoded by the coding sequence ATGAAATTTAACGCAGTTGTACGTACTGACCTAGGTAAAGGTGCGAGCCGCCGTCTACGTCTTACAGAAAAATTCCCAGCTATCATCTACGGTGGTGAAGCTGCTCCTGTTGCTATCGAGCTTCTACACAGTGACGTGATCAACCAAATGGATAAGCCTGAGTTCTACGAAGGTATCATCCTAGTGATCGACGGTCAGGAAGTTGCGGTTAAGCCACAAGACATCCAACGTCACGTGTTCAAGCCAAAAGTTGAGCACATGGACTTTAAACGCGTTTAA
- a CDS encoding TonB-dependent hemoglobin/transferrin/lactoferrin family receptor: MNKKLTFIASSVFIAFSPVLHAEEAVSVFDEIVVSGTRSEQRIKNIPSSVAKITSEDMENNLSNDVKDALKYEPGVTVNGRGRFGMEDFTIRGMSGSRVKVMVDGVEQPSSYNPGADVMRKNANTFEVDTLTAIEVNKGPSSSLYGSDALGGTVLLRTKNPEDLLEAGDDSHVSLKTGYASVSDEYKATIEVANRTGDLETMLIYTYRDGHETETHGDGANIEGPDRGAADPFNITSHNILGKMFYQINDANRIGFTGEYYTRSADGQILSRNGYDGGGGFMPGFVYTNNSADDKDERVRLGFEHEWLADNVAFDSLEWKLNWSKSEADHNSYDHTGNYGNRDRARSGTDESTQLDAQFQKEIQFTNNRHELTYGLSASDATFDLDYTDYFLDSGTSKPGSTEVPKSESEKRGIFVQDQVYLLDEALVVTAGLRYDDYKASPEQSSGLEDHNSDAFTSRLGAVYHWNQHFSTYAQYSEGFRAPSIYELYYDKDNTAHGYKIVSNPNLKPEESQSYEIGLRANNNVGALELSAFYNDYTNFIKSSTVNTGGIDITTNENVDEAEIYGAEFKGSLWLDEAVGAPMGSYARLSLAYLDGEDKNTGKTLDTIAPFTSVVGLGYDAPSEQWGSAVNVTMVASKTDWEQDDNLDASSYTVVDLTAYYRPMKDLTLRAGLFNALDEKYWEYQDLEGKTASTQGIDRRTQPGRNWGVNLNYDF; this comes from the coding sequence ATGAATAAAAAACTTACATTTATCGCGAGCTCGGTTTTCATTGCGTTTTCTCCAGTACTTCACGCAGAAGAAGCTGTTTCAGTATTCGACGAAATAGTTGTATCAGGTACGCGTTCGGAACAAAGGATTAAAAATATCCCATCTAGCGTAGCCAAAATAACGTCTGAAGATATGGAAAACAATCTGTCGAACGATGTAAAAGATGCATTGAAGTACGAGCCGGGTGTAACGGTTAATGGGCGTGGCCGTTTTGGTATGGAAGACTTCACTATTCGTGGTATGTCTGGCAGTCGCGTAAAAGTGATGGTTGATGGGGTAGAGCAGCCATCATCTTATAACCCTGGCGCAGATGTTATGCGTAAAAATGCCAATACCTTTGAAGTTGATACGTTAACTGCAATCGAAGTGAACAAAGGACCATCATCTAGCTTATACGGTAGTGATGCTTTAGGCGGTACGGTTCTTTTACGTACAAAGAACCCAGAAGATTTACTGGAAGCCGGTGATGACAGCCATGTTAGCTTAAAAACAGGTTATGCCAGCGTAAGTGATGAATATAAAGCAACAATTGAAGTGGCTAATCGTACTGGCGATTTAGAAACAATGTTGATCTACACTTACCGTGATGGGCATGAAACTGAAACCCATGGTGATGGTGCGAACATTGAGGGGCCTGATCGTGGTGCGGCTGATCCTTTCAACATCACATCGCATAATATTTTAGGTAAGATGTTCTACCAAATAAACGATGCTAACCGCATTGGATTTACGGGAGAGTACTATACACGTAGTGCAGACGGTCAAATCCTTTCTCGTAATGGATATGACGGTGGCGGTGGCTTTATGCCGGGCTTCGTATATACCAATAACAGTGCAGACGACAAAGATGAAAGAGTACGTCTAGGTTTTGAACATGAATGGCTAGCAGATAATGTGGCTTTTGATTCTTTAGAATGGAAATTGAACTGGAGCAAGAGCGAGGCAGATCATAACAGTTATGATCATACTGGTAATTACGGAAACCGTGACCGTGCGCGCTCTGGTACCGATGAAAGCACACAGCTAGATGCTCAATTCCAAAAAGAAATTCAATTTACGAATAATCGTCACGAGCTTACGTACGGTCTTTCAGCATCAGATGCCACCTTTGATTTAGATTACACCGATTACTTCTTAGATTCTGGTACATCTAAGCCAGGTAGCACTGAAGTACCTAAATCAGAGTCTGAGAAGCGCGGTATCTTTGTACAAGACCAAGTCTATCTATTAGATGAAGCGTTGGTAGTTACGGCAGGGCTTCGTTATGACGATTACAAAGCTTCACCAGAGCAGTCTTCAGGGTTAGAAGACCATAACAGTGATGCATTCACATCGCGATTAGGTGCGGTATATCATTGGAATCAACACTTCAGTACTTACGCGCAATACAGCGAAGGTTTCCGTGCGCCATCAATTTATGAGTTGTATTATGATAAAGATAATACAGCGCATGGCTATAAAATTGTTTCCAACCCTAATTTGAAGCCAGAAGAAAGCCAGTCTTATGAAATCGGCTTACGCGCAAATAATAATGTGGGTGCGTTAGAACTGTCTGCCTTCTATAACGATTACACAAACTTCATTAAGAGCTCGACGGTAAACACTGGTGGCATTGATATTACAACCAATGAAAACGTTGATGAAGCTGAAATATACGGTGCCGAGTTTAAGGGTAGCTTATGGTTAGATGAAGCTGTAGGTGCCCCTATGGGTTCATATGCGCGTTTATCTTTAGCGTATCTTGATGGTGAAGATAAAAATACGGGCAAAACGTTAGATACGATTGCGCCATTTACGTCTGTTGTTGGTTTGGGCTACGATGCCCCAAGCGAACAGTGGGGTAGTGCTGTAAATGTTACTATGGTTGCAAGTAAAACGGATTGGGAACAGGACGATAATCTAGATGCATCTAGCTACACGGTTGTCGATCTAACCGCTTACTACCGCCCAATGAAAGATCTAACACTTCGTGCAGGTTTGTTTAACGCCCTTGATGAGAAATATTGGGAGTATCAAGATCTAGAAGGTAAAACAGCATCGACTCAAGGTATTGATCGTCGTACTCAGCCTGGTCGTAACTGGGGTGTTAACTTGAACTATGATTTTTAA